One region of Kazachstania africana CBS 2517 chromosome 3, complete genome genomic DNA includes:
- the RAD17 gene encoding Rad17p (similar to Saccharomyces cerevisiae RAD17 (YOR368W); ancestral locus Anc_7.12) — protein MRFRDNQIASFSATTVHLEHITTALQCLTPFGIKEDVLIYIDKDGLSFVRENNHSVKIQLLLSRELFMSYCFDEINGTEDNNDANNMKLCVKINHILDSVNVANRNLDDIVECTLSYDGEGTPFVLIFEDSMISERVEYSTFLIKDMDNSDLQIIRDEIVLECIIKGDVLYSALQDLKDINCKDCYIYAKTKSNGENIFCFVSKSDLGMSKIKLPGVRSILEKLEIYESDFATLCYDVPVIGFFDFGTFDKIRASTKIASKVLFRMDSNGLLSVNILSQTDNVIISDTRNSNRSNSGGAKQLQLPKDYPGIVIEVSILGKEELDEFSIHDVEKLMETKTGTDDKHVENHNIKRSLGLTVNNNLLDLSTDGNSNAITRTDGDSEDENRAGLTQSANDLPLFF, from the coding sequence ATGAGGTTTCGAGATAATCAGATAGCAAGTTTTTCAGCAACTACAGTCCATTTAGAACATATTACAACGGCTTTACAATGTCTAACACCGTTTGGTATCAAGGAAGAtgttttgatttatatCGATAAAGATGGTCTTTCATTTGTAAGGGAGAATAATCATTCAgtcaaaattcaattactTTTATCTAGAGAACTGTTTATGTCATATTGCTTCGATGAAATTAACGGGACTGAGGATAATAACGATGCAAACAATATGAAATTGTGTGTTAAGATTAATCATATTCTAGATAGTGTTAATGTAGCAAATAGGAATTTAGATGATATTGTAGAATGCACACTTTCATATGATGGCGAAGGAACGCCATTTGtgttaatttttgaagattctATGATATCAGAAAGAGTAGAGTATTCCACTTTTTTAATCAAAGATATGGATAATAGTGATTTACAAATAATACGAGACGAAATTGTGCTAGAATGCATTATTAAAGGCGATGTTTTGTATAGTGCATTACaggatttgaaagatatcaATTGCAAAGACTGTTACATATATGCCAAAACCAAAAGCAATGGtgaaaatatcttttgctttgtttcaaaatcagaTTTAGGAATGTCCAAGATAAAATTGCCAGGTGTACGATCTATTTTAGAAAAACTGGAGATTTACGAGAGTGATTTCGCTACTTTGTGCTATGATGTGCCTGTTATAGGCTTTTTTGACTTTGGCACTTTCGATAAAATCAGGGCCAGTACAAAAATTGCTAGTAAAGTGCTCTTCAGGATGGATTCTAATGGGCTATTAAGTGTTAATATCCTTAGTCAAACTGATAACGTCATAATTTCTGATACAAGAAACAGCAACCGTTCTAATTCTGGAGGTGCCAAACAATTACAGTTGCCTAAGGACTACCCTGGGATTGTCATCGAAGTTTCTATATTGGGCAAAGAGGAGCTCGACGAATTTTCGATACATGATGTCgaaaaattgatggaaACTAAGACTGGTACAGATGACAAGCACGTAGAGAACCacaatataaaaagatCCCTTGGATTAACAGTAAATAACAACCTCCTTGACTTATCTACCGATGGAAATTCTAACGCAATCACAAGGACCGACGGAGATTCTGAGGATGAAAACAGGGCTGGCCTCACACAATCAGCTAATGATCTACCACTATTTTTCTAG
- the PEX22 gene encoding ubiquitin-protein transferase activating protein PEX22 (similar to Saccharomyces cerevisiae PEX22 (YAL055W); ancestral locus Anc_7.13), translating into MTTDHRRLTRNGSLVRTVGTGVVLAIGAGIACWYWWRGPNASQETNRLQQKEEEEHRKEREKEPSRCVIVTKTLSEMKDFDWQKFLKDDIVFIVVPGETFLDPSQGFEIDPKVGYKIIRCDTILGVWSCVKSLKKDSLIVIGDEVEGGIPDDISNFTKNIRDVKSKEELLTIFPIPF; encoded by the coding sequence ATGACTACTGATCATAGGAGATTAACAAGAAACGGTTCGTTAGTCCGTACAGTAGGAACAGGTGTCGTATTAGCCATTGGTGCAGGTATCGCTTGTTGGTATTGGTGGCGTGGTCCAAATGCCTCTCAAGAGACCAATCGACTCCAACagaaggaagaagaagagcaCAGAAAGGAAAGGGAAAAAGAACCGTCTAGGTGCGTTATTGTTACGAAGACTTTGAGTGAGATGAAAGACTTTGATTGGCAAAAATTCTTAAAAGACGATATTGTATTTATAGTGGTACCTGGGGAAACATTCCTAGATCCGTCACAAGGTTTTGAAATAGATCCAAAAGTGGGCTATAAGATCATACGTTGTGATACTATTTTAGGAGTTTGGTCTTGCGTTAAAAGTCTAAAAAAGGATAGTCTAATTGTAATAGGTGATGAGGTGGAAGGTGGGATTCCCGATGACATCTCAAACTTTACCAAAAATATAAGAGATGTAAAGTCGAAAGAAGAGCTCTTGACGATATTCCCAATTCCTTTTTAA
- the SCP1 gene encoding Scp1p (similar to Saccharomyces cerevisiae SCP1 (YOR367W); ancestral locus Anc_7.14), whose product MDYNKTPDVTSLDEDLKQLRLSKFSEDAIGSIKMWIFKSVLNDEVDAGKSLLELLKDGTVLCKLANKLNEVDSPNTTLIKWKESKMPFIQMEQISQFLSFARAYGVPEDELFQTIDLYEEKDPASVYQTLKSLSRYANKKHPDIFPVLGPQIATKRPRPPVKAKPKHLQEGWSTMEYGYMKGASQKTEGVVFGNRRDIL is encoded by the coding sequence ATGGATTATAATAAAACGCCCGATGTAACATCAttagatgaagatttaaaaCAGTTGAGGCTCAGCAAGTTTTCTGAAGATGCTATTGGTAGCATAAAAATGTGGATATTCAAATCTGTTCTAAATGATGAAGTAGACGCTGGCAAAAGTTTATTGGAATTATTAAAGGATGGTACTGTACTATGTAAGCTGGCTAATAAGTTAAATGAAGTCGATAGTCCAAATACTACTTTAATCAAATGGAAAGAATCAAAGATGCCCTTCATTCAAATGGAACAGAtctctcaatttctttcctttGCTAGAGCATATGGCGTACCTGAAGATGAGTTATTTCAGACAATTGACTTATATGAGGAAAAAGACCCAGCATCTGTTTATCAAACTTTGAAATCTCTTTCGAGGTATGCTAATAAGAAACATCCCGATATTTTTCCTGTATTAGGCCCACAAATAGCTACCAAGAGACCACGTCCACCTGTGAAAGCTAAACCAAAACATTTACAGGAAGGATGGAGTACCATGGAGTATGGATATATGAAGGGAGCTTCTCAAAAGACAGAAGGTGTAGTCTTTGGTAACAGAAGGGATATATTGTAA
- the KAFR0C04970 gene encoding putative flavin adenine dinucleotide transporter (similar to Saccharomyces cerevisiae FLC2 (YAL053W) and YOR365C; ancestral locus Anc_7.16), producing MHYYRLIVFTIILFSVVTCYGEHVADSTERQHAELSKAALSNDMLQIYSSKLCMDNSMLTINHLHTVLYPKLGTLEYNIDGNVTLQEKVILKTVISVYGLAIISRQIDLCSLNQKGICPLRPGRIDIKGTYKIPQNVIEKIPKPIFVIPNLDLEVDFLLYNHGDTELLKELACVQVHVTNNKTVTNVYAFWITAALSISILLASIYALCWGYTLTNTYLLFTVYTLFAHIQGTAMLRMLTLPIISSMVQSWIINYQWSLGTIPSRYVQGVADWYVLATSTYPFNHMEAASFINPERYRLSSDETLNVKAEEIDTNKITLMASETMKYLGAHRYAFREDFISSNIFVTSIITLASLIVVTLIFLNAVIISINIMIKIPHNSKFNYIGFLGRNYTRIIKANLFRVLLILFPPIVLISVSEFNCKSSPALLVDAVVIFAIALLLLLYAVYRLFIQARKSKRTYGTVKYSLFVDDQFVAKYGLLFLQFKSSCYWWLLVQVVYGFAKPFSISMSLFNGKLGVTALFVTELIYSLCSYIFQPYISHRMNQVHFLVHGVTVLHLFFFFFLLTLSRHLKS from the coding sequence ATGCACTACTATAGACTTATAGTTTTTACTATTATTCTCTTTTCTGTGGTCACCTGTTATGGGGAACATGTAGCAGACAGTACCGAGCGTCAGCATGCAGAGTTAAGTAAGGCGGCTCTATCAAATGATATGCTACAAATTTACAGTAGCAAACTTTGTATGGATAATTCAATGCTGACAATTAACCACCTTCACACAGTCCTTTATCCAAAATTAGGAACCTTGgaatataatattgatgGCAATGTCACGTTGCAGGAAAAGGTGATACTGAAAACAGTAATTTCAGTGTATGGTCTAGCGATAATTAGTCGACAGATCGATTTATGTTCCCTGAATCAAAAAGGCATATGTCCTCTACGTCCTGGTAGAATTGACATCAAAGGAACATATAAAATACCGCAGaatgtcattgaaaaaatccCCAAACCAATCTTTGTCATACCAAATCTAGATTTGGAAGTTGACTTTCTGCTATATAACCATGGTGACACTGAGTTGCTCAAAGAATTGGCGTGTGTACAGGTGCATgttacaaataataaaacaGTAACAAATGTGTATGCGTTTTGGATAACAGCGGCACTATCAATTTCTATTCTTTTAGCATCCATTTATGCACTATGTTGGGGATATACCTTAACAAATACGTATCTACTTTTTACTGTTTATACGTTGTTTGCTCATATTCAAGGTACTGCAATGCTTCGTATGCTTACGTTGCCTATAATATCTTCAATGGTTCAGTCGTGGATAATCAATTATCAATGGTCTTTAGGAACCATACCCAGCCGATATGTACAAGGAGTTGCTGACTGGTATGTATTAGCCACTAGTACATATCCTTTCAACCATATGGAGGCAGCTTCCTTTATCAATCCAGAAAGATATAGGTTGAGTAGTGATGAAACTTTGAATGTCAAGGCTGAAGAGATAGATACCAATAAAATTACTCTCATGGCTTCGGAAACTATGAAATATTTAGGTGCACATAGATACGCATTTAGAGAAGACTTTATTTCGTCAAATATATTCGTGACATCAATCATAACTCTGGCATCATTGATTGTGGTTACTCTCATATTTCTGAATGCGGTAATAATatctatcaatatcatGATAAAAATTCCCCATAATAGCAAGTTCAATTACATTGGATTTTTAGGGCGAAATTATACTCGAATAATCAAGGCAAACCTTTTCAGGGTgctattaattttatttccaCCAATAGTACTCATATCTGTGTCAGAGTTCAATTGCAAGAGCTCACCCGCCCTATTGGTTGATGCAGTTGTTATTTTTGCAATTGCATTacttttattattatatgcTGTCTACCGTTTGTTCATTCAGGCcagaaaatcaaaaagaaCATATGGGACAGTCAAGTACTCACTTTTTGTTGATGACCAGTTCGTAGCTAAATATGgtcttcttttcttacAATTCAAATCAAGCTGTTACTGGTGGCTACTTGTCCAAGTTGTTTACGGTTTTGCCAAACCATTTTCCATAAGTATGTCGCTATTTAATGGAAAACTCGGAGTGACAGCGTTATTCGTGACGGAACTCATTTATTCCTTATGTTCATATATTTTCCAGCCATACATCAGTCATCGTATGAACCAAGTTCACTTCTTGGTGCATGGTGTTACAGTGTTAcatctattttttttcttttttttgctgaCGTTATCCAGACACCTAAAATCATAG
- the PIP2 gene encoding oleate-activated transcription factor PIP2 (similar to Saccharomyces cerevisiae OAF1 (YAL051W) and PIP2 (YOR363C); ancestral locus Anc_7.17) — protein MHEATHIKEPASIRFDTIRYSTDAKLVMSSSPDNIVRAGSVNDSQEWFGKAGKVVKKRNRISFVCQACRKAKTKCDKEKPMCSRCRKQDLECVYDIELQRPPKNPNKDSAITRLENDIQYWKKRTQALIRDQEIEMLKKPKEESTPTTKEIQEDEKSWQNLKVNIYRDNPRLIISKVMKREVNPLSENYLIIKDNFLTSILLSVFSNYRPTDNSVVPALAADVSITKAQSWMQDNASKLTEVLAKQCRNEKQKSKLKEFTNRLLQIPSSNDNNRVKLISSILSNPKEYHNIEDHCTLPNEYSEILQEFIAEYEKILPPKFVMKSYKSHFYENIYPCLPFLNKEIFEESINSTLIGDLDDPNKLRINLGVASLRNKMENLSILLIILKISHMSLQFLQNESNSLSSRYFDDTMLTLYPIKVDAIMLAQRFLASENWCACPNENIITCLLYIWAFFVFSPEEAEFFLENPTDVISNLTVMLATTIGLHRDPLEYPQLVMSKDIRVLNHRRLLWLSVISMSSFESTIKGRRLSTSENLFESFINFHDPSTITEYMKRVRNDMSPPNFFTLKLHKFTFEVTYFVLLHQKLNELTMSYNGSFHLYEYEDLISKINAFADLEFSNSSQNIVFDQLEGIAEDKVGQLSLLSTRNSIVFFYGTMSKIMMLRSYMALMLHFENLCVKDSEQYLFYYYKYFSECLIAVLELSNILQKYYKGEKITGISPLTNYHASKTIQLSVSTILLTLLVILSRFELASYMLSNRSQFTRFIPENDIESKTRIINEIKKIFEIAITKIYNLASENLRFTYFSIFKILILSDIVMQKMKSGDLWNGMVSDTNMENKFSNSKINKIFTMTVDFNIDKNGKLIDHLKLKNHLIKFDIQKLREISERINTLILDYNNTLCGDIKPIELNETNVENMATNFLPEFNDIDFSDNIPDLFLDNLDFLDYDLFFSNK, from the coding sequence ATGCATGAAGCAACCCATATAAAAGAACCAGCATCAATTAGGTTTGACACAATAAGATATAGTACAGATGCCAAATTAGTAATGTCTTCCTCTCCTGACAACATTGTTAGAGCTGGATCCGTGAATGATTCACAAGAATGGTTTGGTAAAGCAGGAAAGGTAGTAAAGAAGAGGAATAGAATTTCTTTCGTCTGCCAAGCTTGTAGAAAGGCTAAGACAAAAtgtgataaagaaaagCCAATGTGCTCGAGATGTCGAAAACAAGATCTAGAATGTGTTTACGATATTGAGCTGCAAAGGCCACCAAAGAATCCCAATAAGGATTCTGCCATTACAAGattggaaaatgatataCAGTACTGGAAGAAAAGAACTCAGGCTTTGATACGAGATCAGGAGATTGAAATGCTCAAAAAACCAAAAGAGGAGTCGACTCCAACGACAAAGGAGATCCAGGAAGATGAGAAGTCATGGCAGAACCTCAAAGTGAACATCTATAGGGACAATCCGAGATTGATTATTAGTAAAGTCATGAAAAGAGAAGTTAATCCATTGTCAGAAAACTATTTAATTATCAAGGACAATTTCTTGACATCCATACTTTTGTCTGTGTTTTCTAATTACAGACCAACCGATAATTCAGTAGTTCCTGCCCTAGCTGCAGATGTCAGTATCACCAAGGCACAATCCTGGATGCAAGATAATGCATCAAAGCTCACAGAAGTTTTGGCAAAACAATGCCGCAATGAGAAGCAAAAATCGAAATTAAAGGAATTTACAAACAGATTACTACAAATTCCGAGCTCGAATGATAACAATAGAGtgaaattaatttcaagCATACTTAGTAACCCTAAAGAATACCATAATATTGAAGACCATTGCACATTACCAAATGAATACTCAGAAATCCTGCAGGAATTTATAGctgaatatgaaaagataTTACCACCAAAGTTTGTGATGAAAAGTTACAAGTCTCATTtttatgaaaatatatatcCCTGTTTACCATTTCTCAACAAGGAAATCTTCGAAGAATCGATCAATTCAACCCTGATAGGCGATTTAGATGATCCAAATAAACTAAGAATTAATTTGGGAGTGGCCAGTTTGAGAaataaaatggaaaatttaagCATTTTATTGATTATCTTAAAGATATCCCACATGTCCctacaatttcttcaaaatgaGTCCAACTCCTTGAGCAGTAGATATTTTGATGACACAATGTTGACTCTGTATCCTATTAAAGTTGATGCAATTATGCTAGCACAAAGATTTCTTGCATCAGAAAATTGGTGTGCATGTCCTAACGAGAATATAATAACATGCTTACTTTACATATGGGCCTTTTTCGTATTCTCACCTGAAGAGGCTGAATTTTTCTTAGAGAATCCGACTGATGTTATAAGTAATCTTACGGTGATGCTGGCAACGACTATTGGCCTGCATAGAGATCCACTTGAATACCCACAGTTGGTAATGTCAAAGGATATTCGAGTATTAAATCATAGAAGATTATTATGGCTCTCAGTGATTTCAATGTCAAGTTTTGAATCTACCATAAAGGGACGTAGATTGTCTACCTCAGAAAACTTGTTTGAATCCTTTATCAACTTCCATGACCCCAGTACAATCACTGAATATATGAAAAGAGTAAGGAATGACATGTCTCCACCTAACTTTTTCACATTAAAGTTACACAAATTTACATTCGAAGTAACATATTTCGTACTACTACATCAGAAACTAAACGAATTGACAATGTCATACAATGGATCCTTCCACCTATATGAATATGAAGATCTGATCAGTAAAATAAATGCATTTGCTGATCTTGAGTTCAGCAATTCAAGTCAGAATATTGTATTTGACCAATTAGAAGGTATCGCAGAAGATAAAGTAGGCCAATTGTCTTTACTCTCAACCAGAAACTCtattgtttttttctaCGGCACAATGAGTAAGATAATGATGTTACGTTCTTATATGGCATTGATGTTGCACTTTGAGAACTTGTGTGTGAAAGATAGTGAGCAATATCTATTCTACtattacaaatatttttcagaatGTCTAATTGCGGTTTTAGAACTATCAAACATTCTACAAAAGTATTACAAAGGTGAAAAGATAACCGGTATATCACCATTAACAAATTATCATGCTTCAAAGACTATCCAGTTGTCTGTATCAACAATTTTGTTGACGCTACTTGTTATTCtatcaagatttgaatTAGCTTCGTATATGCTATCTAATAGAAGTCAATTTACAAGATTCATCCCAGAAAATGACATTGAATCGAAAACTAgaataataaatgaaattaagaaGATTTTTGAGATTGCAATAACtaaaatttacaatttaGCCTCAGAAAATTTAAGATTTACgtatttttctattttcaagatattaatattatcagATATTGTTATGcaaaagatgaaaagtGGCGATTTATGGAATGGAATGGTTAGCGATACCaatatggaaaataaattcTCCAATTCGAagattaataaaatatttacaatgACGGTcgatttcaatattgataaaaatggtaaattaattgatcatttgaaattgaaaaatcacctaataaaatttgatatccAAAAGCTTAGAGAAATTTCCGAAAGGATCAATACATTAATATTGGACTATAACAATACCCTTTGTGGTGATATCAAACCtatagaattgaatgaaacaAATGTGGAAAATATGGCGACGAATTTTCTACCggaattcaatgatattgatttttcagatAATATTCCCGATTTATTCCTTGATAATCTTGATTTCCTAGATTATGATCTATTTTTTAGCAATAAATAA
- the AIM2 gene encoding protein AIM2 (similar to Saccharomyces cerevisiae YAL049C; ancestral locus Anc_7.18) yields the protein MASNPPGKCCFEGFYHEGTAKGKHEEIFGLDTYVTGTTSPSDRVIVILTDVYGNKINNALLIADQLARPGYKVYIPDILFGDVVVKLDGSTDFNAWRERHSPEKTRKVVDEFMSSLKKEYNPKFIGVIGYCFGAKFAVQQINTDGGFADVAAIAHPSFVSMEEVAAIEKPLLIAAAENDSIFPEENRHATEAKLKEIGARYQLDLFGGVQHGFAARGDVSDPVVKYAKEKALSDQIYWFDHFSK from the coding sequence ATGGCTTCCAACCCACCAGGAAAATGCTGCTTCGAAGGTTTCTATCATGAAGGCACTGCTAAGGGTAAGCATGAAGAGATTTTTGGTTTAGATACCTACGTTACTGGTACTACCTCTCCATCTGACAGGGTCATTGTCATCTTGACTGACGTCTATGGtaataaaattaacaaCGCACTCTTGATCGCCGATCAGTTGGCTCGTCCTGGTTATAAAGTCTACATTCCTGATATTTTATTCGGTGATGTTGTCGTCAAATTGGATGGTTCTACCGATTTTAACGCATGGAGGGAAAGACATAGTCCTGAAAAGACTAGAAAGGTTGTCGATGAATTTATGTCTTCCTTAAAAAAGGAATACAATCCAAAATTCATCGGTGTCATCGGTTACTGTTTTGGTGCTAAATTTGCAGTCCAACAAATTAATACAGACGGTGGTTTCGCCGACGTCGCTGCCATTGCACATCCATCATTTGTAAGCATGGAAGAAGTTGCTGCCATTGAGAAGCCACTTTTAATCGCTGCCGCTGAAAATGATTCTATTTTCCCAGAAGAAAATAGGCACGCTACCGAAGctaaattgaaagaaattggtgCTAGATACCAGTTAGATCTTTTCGGTGGTGTTCAACATGGCTTCGCTGCTAGAGGTGATGTCTCAGACCCAGTCGTCAAGTATGCAAAGGAAAAGGCCCTTTCTGACCAAATTTACTGGTTCGATCATTTCTctaaataa
- the PRE10 gene encoding proteasome core particle subunit alpha 7 (similar to Saccharomyces cerevisiae PRE10 (YOR362C); ancestral locus Anc_7.20): MTSIGTGYDLSNSVFSPDGRNFQVEYAVKAVENGATSIGIKCNDGVVFAVEKLITSKLMVPNKNIKIQTIDRHIGCVYSGLIPDGRHLVNRGREESSSFKKLYGKPIPIPALADRLGQYVQAHTLYNSVRPFGITAIFGGVDEDGSHLYMLEPSGSYWGYKGAATGKGRQTAKAELEKLIDRNPDGFSAREALKHAAKVIYMAHEDNKEKDFELEISWCSTSETNGLHKFVQDDLLNEAIEYAKHETSAAGDSDSDSDSDNDSDNDNSNETHDKEGDIKLE, from the coding sequence ATGACTTCTATCGGTACCGGTTACGATCTATCAAATAGTGTTTTCTCTCCAGATGGGAGGAATTTTCAAGTCGAATATGCAGTGAAAGCTGTTGAAAATGGGGCTACTTCCATTGGTATTAAATGTAATGACGGTGTGGTTTTTGCCGTCGAGAAACTtataacttcaaaattaatggTTCCAAAtaagaatatcaaaatcCAAACAATCGATCGTCACATCGGTTGTGTTTATTCTGGTCTGATTCCAGACGGTAGACATCTAGTTAACAGAGGTAGAGAGGAGTCTTCCAGTTTCAAGAAACTTTACGGAAAGCCAATCCCCATTCCTGCATTGGCTGATCGTTTGGGTCAATACGTCCAAGCACACACTTTATATAATAGTGTTAGACCTTTCGGTATAACTGCTATATTTGGTGGtgttgatgaagatggctctcatttatatatgttggAACCAAGTGGCTCTTATTGGGGTTATAAAGGTGCTGCCACCGGTAAAGGTAGACAGACGGCAAAAGcagaattggaaaaattaattgacCGGAATCCAGACGGGTTTTCAGCCAGAGAAGCTCTCAAACATGCCGCAAAAGTTATCTATATGGCCcatgaagataataaagagaaagattttgaattagAGATAAGTTGGTGCTCAACCTCAGAAACGAATGGGTTACATAAATTTGTTCAAGATGATCTACTTAATGAAGCCATTGAATATGCTAAACATGAAACAAGTGCAGCTGGCGATAGCGACAGTGACAGTGACAGCGACAACGACAGCGATAATGATAACAGCAATGAAACTCATGACAAAGAGGGAGATATTAAGCTAGAATAA